A stretch of Lathyrus oleraceus cultivar Zhongwan6 chromosome 6, CAAS_Psat_ZW6_1.0, whole genome shotgun sequence DNA encodes these proteins:
- the LOC127091625 gene encoding cytochrome P450 709B2 — protein MGYLIAIAMVIFTIMIWRVCVILFWRPYAVRKHFRKQGVTGPPCYSFLHGSLHDMKIMMKDARKMIMDKHSHDITQRVLPHYHIWSALYGERFLYWYGTVPRICITDAELVKEILSNKFGFYEKPKVRPSMVTLIGNGLARLRGVDWVKRRRILNPAFSMDKLKVMTSRMAACTISMLDEWKRKLAIEAKNKSLTIEMCEEFRELTSDIIAHTSFGTSFAHGKEAFNAQTKLQHLIVASSSDVFIPGTQYVPTRTNLEIWKLDRKMKKSLKCIIESRLNSQSDSSFYGDDLLGIMMDTKKDGPNKLNMNEIMEECKTFFFTGHETTSNLLVWTVFLLSLHTDWQEKLRQEVMQICGMEIPDPDMLSKLKMVNMVLLEALRLYCPAIELGRVASKDMKLGDLMIPRGTGLMIPITMIHRSKEYWGEDSNDFNPMRFINGASKAAKHPNALLLFSMGPRNCIGQNFTMMEAKIVMALILQRFSWSLSPDYQHAPVNNLSLQAQHGLPIIVKPLQL, from the exons ATGGGATATCTAATTGCTATAGCCATGGTGATTTTCACTATTATGATTTGGAGAGTATGTGTAATTCTGTTTTGGAGGCCATATGCAGTGAGAAAGCACTTTCGAAAGCAAGGAGTAACAGGGCCACCATGTTACTCGTTTCTTCATGGTTCTCTTCATGATATGAAAATAATGATGAAGGATGCAAGAAAAATGATTATGGATAAACACTCGCATGATATTACTCAAAGGGTTCTTCCTCACTACCACATATGGTCCGCCTTATATG GAGAGAGATTTCTGTATTGGTATGGAACAGTACCAAGAATTTGCATAACTGATGCAGAGCTGGTGAAGGAGATTTTATCCAATAAATTTGGTTTCTATGAAAAACCAAAAGTAAGGCCTTCAATGGTAACATTGATAGGAAATGGGTTGGCTCGACTGAGAGGAGTGGATTGGGTTAAGCGCAGAAGAATACTCAATCCTGCTTTCTCCATGGATAAACTCAAG GTTATGACAAGTAGAATGGCAGCATGTACCATTTCCATGCTAGATGAATGGAAAAGGAAATTAGCCATTGAAGCAAAGAACAAATCATTGACAATAGAGATGTGTGAAGAATTTCGAGAACTAACATCTGATATAATAGCTCACACATCCTTCGGTACTAGCTTTGCTCATGGAAAAGAAGCCTTTAATGCACAAACAAAGCTTCAACATCTTATTGTTGCTTCAAGTTCTGATGTTTTCATTCCTGGCACTCA ATATGTTCCTACTAGGACAAATTTGGAGATATGGAAGCTTGATAGGAAAATGAAGAAATCACTAAAATGCATTATCGAAAGTAGGTTGAATTCTCAGTCAGATAGCTCCTTTTATGGAGATGATCTACTAGGCATAATGATGGATACAAAAAAGGATGGTCCTAATAAGTTGAACATGAATGAAATCATGGAAGAGTGCAAGACATTTTTCTTTACTGGTCATGAAACCACTTCAAACTTACTTGTTTGGACTGTCTTTTTGTTAAGTTTGCATACAGACTGGCAAGAGAAACTTAGACAAGAAGTCATGCAGATTTGTGGCATGGAAATTCCTGATCCAGATATGCTATCAAAGCTAAAAATG GTGAATATGGTGTTGCTGGAAGCATTAAGGTTGTATTGTCCTGCAATAGAATTAGGAAGAGTGGCTTCAAAAGATATGAAACTAGGAGATTTGATGATCCCAAGAGGAACAGGCCTCATGATCCCAATTACAATGATTCACAGAAGTAAAGAATACTGGGGTGAAGATTCAAATGACTTCAATCCAATGAGATTCATAAATGGAGCATCTAAGGCTGCAAAACACCCAAATGCACTACTTCTGTTTTCGATGGGACCAAGAAATTGCATTGGTCAAAATTTTACAATGATGGAAGCTAAAATAGTGATGGCTTTAATTCttcagaggttttcttggtcTCTTTCTCCTGACTATCAACATGCACCTGTTAACAACCTTTCTTTACAGGCACAACATGGTCTTCCCATCATTGTAAAACCATTGCAGCTATAA